One genomic segment of Streptomyces sp. TLI_146 includes these proteins:
- a CDS encoding DUF2752 domain-containing protein, whose translation MDATPTPTPAPAAPAAARRLLVPLGTLAGVAAAFAYVGAVDPNEPGHYPVCPLLRLTGIYCPGCGGLRSAHAFITGHFGAALGANALAVAGYVLFAVLWVVWAVRAARGLPFRVDLKDAHWWGIGAVLLVFSVVRNLPFGSVLAP comes from the coding sequence GTGGACGCCACCCCGACCCCGACGCCCGCCCCGGCGGCCCCCGCCGCCGCGCGCCGGCTCCTCGTGCCGCTGGGCACCCTCGCGGGGGTCGCCGCCGCCTTCGCGTACGTGGGCGCGGTCGACCCGAACGAGCCCGGCCACTACCCCGTCTGCCCGCTGCTGCGCCTCACCGGGATCTACTGCCCGGGCTGCGGCGGTCTGCGCAGCGCCCACGCCTTCATCACCGGCCACTTTGGCGCGGCCCTCGGGGCCAACGCGCTCGCGGTGGCCGGTTATGTGCTCTTCGCGGTCCTCTGGGTGGTCTGGGCCGTGCGCGCCGCGCGCGGGCTGCCCTTCCGTGTGGACCTCAAGGACGCCCATTGGTGGGGGATCGGCGCGGTGCTGCTGGTCTTCTCAGTTGTCCGGAATCTACCGTTCGGGTCTGTGCTGGCGCCGTGA
- a CDS encoding HGxxPAAW family protein, whose amino-acid sequence MAGSSGGHGHTPAAWTGVIISFIGFCVASVFIVAANPIGFWAGTALTLLGGVVGGVMKMAGLGTPKESPEMTAAREEAGLKARARLAEAR is encoded by the coding sequence ATGGCGGGCAGCAGCGGCGGCCACGGACACACCCCGGCCGCCTGGACCGGTGTCATCATCTCCTTCATCGGCTTTTGCGTGGCCTCGGTCTTCATCGTCGCCGCCAACCCGATCGGCTTCTGGGCGGGTACGGCGCTCACCCTCCTCGGCGGCGTCGTCGGCGGCGTCATGAAGATGGCCGGTCTCGGCACCCCCAAGGAGTCCCCCGAGATGACCGCGGCCCGCGAGGAGGCCGGTCTCAAGGCCCGCGCCCGCCTCGCCGAGGCCCGCTGA
- the trpC gene encoding indole-3-glycerol phosphate synthase TrpC, translated as MSVLDEIIEGVRADLAERQARVGLDELKERAAKAPQARDGVAALRGDGVKVICEVKRSSPSKGALAAIADPAGLAADYEAGGAAVISVLTEERRFGGSLADLEAVRAKVDIPVLRKDFIVTAYQLWEARAYGADLALLIVAALEQPALVSLIERAESIGLTPLVEVHDEDEVERAVDAGAKIIGVNARDLKTLKVDRTVFERVAPEIPSHIVKIAESGVRGPHDLIAYANAGADAVLVGESLVTGKDPRGAVADLVAAGAHPALRHGRN; from the coding sequence GTGAGTGTGCTCGACGAGATCATCGAGGGCGTCCGCGCCGATCTGGCGGAGCGGCAGGCGCGGGTCGGCCTCGACGAGCTCAAGGAGCGCGCCGCCAAGGCGCCCCAGGCTCGGGACGGCGTCGCGGCCCTGCGCGGCGACGGCGTCAAGGTCATCTGCGAGGTCAAGCGCTCCAGCCCGTCCAAGGGCGCCCTCGCGGCCATCGCGGACCCGGCCGGTCTCGCCGCCGACTACGAGGCGGGCGGCGCCGCCGTCATCTCCGTGCTCACTGAGGAGCGCCGCTTCGGCGGCTCGCTCGCCGACCTGGAGGCCGTCCGGGCCAAGGTCGACATCCCGGTGCTGCGCAAGGACTTCATCGTCACCGCGTACCAGCTGTGGGAGGCCCGGGCGTACGGGGCCGACCTGGCGCTCCTGATCGTCGCCGCCCTGGAGCAGCCCGCGCTGGTCTCGCTGATCGAGCGGGCCGAGTCCATCGGGCTCACCCCGCTGGTCGAGGTGCACGACGAGGACGAGGTCGAGCGGGCGGTCGACGCGGGCGCCAAGATCATCGGCGTCAACGCGCGCGACCTGAAGACCCTCAAGGTCGACCGCACCGTCTTCGAGCGCGTCGCCCCCGAGATCCCCTCGCACATCGTGAAGATCGCCGAGTCCGGTGTGCGCGGCCCGCACGACCTGATCGCGTACGCCAACGCCGGCGCGGACGCCGTCCTGGTCGGCGAGTCCCTGGTCACGGGCAAGGACCCCCGTGGGGCCGTCGCGGACTTGGTCGCCGCGGGCGCCCACCCGGCCCTGCGCCACGGACGGAACTGA
- a CDS encoding CoA ester lyase: MTTTIPLTWLYAPGDRPQVVEKALSAGADVVIVDLEDAVAPDRKEYARAATAELLAEPLSTAVHVRVATEDDVRALAGLPGLAGLRLPKVTHAHQVQHIAALAPGVPLYPLLESALGIEHAYAIAAAHPSVRGIALGEADLCADLGVRDEVGLDWSRSRVVVAARAAGLAPPAQSVYRHITDLAGLAASCAHGRALGFLGRAAIHPAQLPVIERAYLPPPSEVAAAEEILTASPTDTGALALPDGRFVDAAVLDAARRTVALSHRR, encoded by the coding sequence GTGACCACCACGATCCCGCTGACCTGGCTGTACGCCCCCGGCGACCGGCCGCAGGTGGTCGAGAAGGCGCTGTCGGCGGGCGCGGACGTGGTGATCGTGGACCTGGAGGACGCGGTGGCGCCGGACCGCAAGGAGTACGCCCGGGCGGCGACGGCGGAGCTGCTCGCGGAGCCGCTGTCCACGGCGGTGCACGTCAGGGTGGCCACGGAGGACGATGTACGAGCTCTGGCCGGGCTCCCTGGCCTGGCGGGCCTGCGGCTGCCGAAGGTCACCCATGCCCACCAGGTCCAGCACATCGCGGCCCTGGCGCCCGGCGTCCCGCTGTATCCGCTCCTGGAGAGCGCGCTGGGAATCGAGCACGCCTACGCGATCGCCGCCGCGCACCCTTCGGTGCGGGGGATCGCCCTCGGCGAGGCGGACCTCTGCGCGGATCTGGGCGTACGCGACGAGGTGGGCCTGGACTGGTCGCGGAGCCGGGTGGTGGTGGCGGCGCGGGCGGCGGGGCTGGCCCCGCCCGCGCAGTCGGTGTACCGGCACATCACCGATCTCGCGGGCCTGGCCGCGTCCTGCGCGCACGGGCGCGCGCTCGGCTTCCTGGGGCGGGCGGCGATCCATCCGGCGCAGCTGCCGGTGATCGAGCGCGCCTATCTGCCGCCGCCGTCGGAGGTGGCCGCGGCGGAGGAGATCCTCACGGCGTCACCGACCGACACGGGCGCGCTGGCGCTGCCGGACGGGCGTTTCGTGGACGCGGCGGTGCTGGATGCCGCGCGACGCACGGTGGCGCTGTCCCACCGGCGGTGA
- a CDS encoding TIGR02234 family membrane protein, producing the protein MEYVSAVPVPQSRAESASPARGGGRRTLAAALLFGAVGAAVVLLASGQTWAEGHAAVGGGSVPLRATGQNVTGVPAALAIVGLAALVAVFAVRRAGRLLVSGLLALSGAGAALAAFLGADDSSALDEKAARTSGDAAETISGLTHTAWPYVTFAGGLLLLVAGLLALRFGAAWPAMGGRYERDGSPRARKARPAKDPERPEELWKALDRGEDPTGV; encoded by the coding sequence GTGGAGTACGTGAGTGCCGTACCCGTACCCCAGTCGCGTGCCGAATCCGCGTCACCCGCCCGTGGCGGCGGCCGTCGTACCCTCGCCGCCGCGCTGCTCTTCGGCGCGGTCGGCGCCGCCGTCGTCCTGCTCGCCTCCGGGCAGACCTGGGCCGAGGGCCACGCCGCGGTCGGGGGCGGCTCCGTGCCGCTGCGGGCCACCGGGCAGAACGTGACGGGCGTGCCCGCCGCGCTCGCCATAGTCGGGCTCGCCGCGCTCGTCGCGGTCTTCGCGGTCCGCCGGGCCGGCCGCCTCCTCGTCTCCGGGCTGCTCGCGCTGAGCGGCGCCGGGGCCGCGCTCGCCGCCTTCCTCGGCGCCGACGACAGCTCCGCGCTGGACGAGAAGGCCGCCAGGACCAGCGGCGACGCCGCCGAGACCATCAGCGGCCTCACCCACACCGCCTGGCCCTACGTCACCTTCGCGGGCGGCCTGCTGCTGCTGGTCGCCGGGCTGCTCGCGCTGCGGTTCGGCGCCGCCTGGCCCGCGATGGGCGGGCGCTACGAACGCGACGGCAGCCCCCGGGCCCGCAAGGCCCGTCCGGCCAAGGACCCGGAGCGGCCCGAGGAGCTGTGGAAGGCTCTGGACCGGGGCGAGGACCCGACCGGAGTGTGA
- the lgt gene encoding prolipoprotein diacylglyceryl transferase produces the protein MNLAFIPSPSTGVIHLGPIPLRGYAFCIIIGVFVAVWYGNKRWIARGGQAGTVADIAVWAVPFGLVGGRLYHVITDYQLYFSDGEDWVDAFKIWQGGLGIWGAIAFGAVGAWIGCRRRGIPLPAWADALAPGIAFAQAVGRWGNWFNQELYGKPTDVPWALKISEGTNRVAGTYHPTFLYESLWCLGVGFLVIWADRRFKLGHGRAFALYVAAYCVGRGWIEYMRVDEAHHVLGLRLNDWTAITVFVLAVTYIVISSRVRPGREAVVEPVAGAEPQSEPDAPSEDAPSEDAPADEAEKSVPSENGTSSKG, from the coding sequence ATGAACCTCGCCTTCATTCCCAGCCCGTCCACCGGCGTGATCCATCTCGGACCGATCCCGCTGCGCGGCTACGCCTTCTGCATCATCATCGGTGTCTTCGTCGCCGTCTGGTACGGCAACAAGCGCTGGATCGCCCGGGGCGGCCAAGCCGGCACCGTGGCCGACATCGCCGTCTGGGCGGTGCCCTTCGGTCTCGTCGGCGGTCGGCTCTACCACGTCATCACCGACTACCAGCTGTACTTCAGCGACGGTGAGGACTGGGTCGACGCCTTCAAGATCTGGCAGGGCGGGCTCGGCATCTGGGGCGCGATCGCGTTCGGCGCGGTGGGCGCGTGGATCGGCTGCCGCCGCCGGGGCATCCCGCTGCCGGCGTGGGCCGACGCGCTGGCCCCTGGTATCGCCTTCGCCCAGGCGGTGGGCCGCTGGGGCAACTGGTTCAACCAGGAGCTGTACGGCAAGCCGACCGATGTGCCGTGGGCGCTGAAGATCAGCGAGGGCACGAACCGGGTCGCGGGCACCTACCACCCGACCTTCCTGTACGAGTCGCTGTGGTGCCTCGGCGTCGGCTTCCTGGTCATCTGGGCCGACCGCCGCTTCAAGCTGGGCCACGGCCGGGCGTTCGCGCTGTACGTCGCGGCGTACTGCGTGGGGCGCGGCTGGATCGAGTACATGCGGGTCGACGAGGCCCACCACGTGCTGGGGCTGCGCCTCAACGACTGGACCGCGATCACGGTGTTCGTGCTCGCCGTGACGTACATCGTGATTTCTTCGCGGGTGCGGCCGGGGCGGGAGGCGGTTGTGGAGCCGGTGGCCGGCGCGGAGCCGCAGTCGGAGCCGGATGCGCCGTCCGAGGACGCCCCCTCCGAGGACGCGCCCGCGGACGAGGCGGAGAAGTCGGTGCCGTCCGAGAACGGGACGAGCAGCAAGGGCTGA
- the hisI gene encoding phosphoribosyl-AMP cyclohydrolase: protein MTSTLDPAVAARLKRTADGLVPAIAQQYDTGEVLMLGWMDDEALHRTLTTGRCTYWSRSRNEYWVKGDTSGHFQHVKSVALDCDGDTLLVKVDQVGAACHTGDRTCFDADVLLPAAGQ from the coding sequence ATGACCAGCACTCTCGACCCCGCCGTCGCCGCCCGCCTGAAGCGGACCGCCGATGGACTGGTCCCGGCCATCGCCCAGCAGTACGACACCGGCGAGGTGCTCATGCTCGGCTGGATGGACGACGAGGCCCTGCACCGCACCCTGACCACCGGCCGCTGCACCTACTGGTCGCGCAGCCGGAACGAGTACTGGGTGAAGGGGGACACTTCCGGGCATTTCCAGCACGTGAAGTCCGTCGCGCTGGACTGTGACGGGGACACCCTCCTCGTCAAGGTCGACCAGGTCGGGGCGGCCTGCCACACCGGGGATCGGACATGCTTCGACGCCGACGTCCTGCTGCCCGCCGCCGGTCAGTAG
- the hisF gene encoding imidazole glycerol phosphate synthase subunit HisF, with protein MTLAVRVIPCLDVDDGRVVKGVNFQNLRDAGDPVEMAKLYDAEGADELTFLDITASSGNRETTYDVVRRTAEQVFIPLTVGGGVRSADDVDKLLRAGADKVGVNTAAIERPDLIREIAERFGRQVLVLSVDARRTPSGSFEVTTHGGRRGTGIDAVEWAHRAAELGAGEILLNSMDADGTKDGYDVPMISAVRRHVSVPVIASGGAGRLADFAPAVAAGADAVLAASVFHFGDLRIGDVKGALREAGHPVR; from the coding sequence ATGACCCTCGCGGTCCGAGTCATCCCCTGCCTGGACGTCGACGACGGCCGGGTGGTGAAGGGTGTCAACTTCCAGAACCTGCGCGACGCGGGTGACCCGGTCGAGATGGCGAAGCTGTACGACGCCGAGGGCGCGGACGAGCTCACCTTCCTGGACATCACGGCGTCCTCGGGCAACCGGGAGACGACGTACGACGTGGTGCGGCGCACCGCCGAGCAGGTCTTCATCCCGCTGACGGTGGGCGGCGGCGTCCGCTCGGCGGACGACGTGGACAAGCTGCTGCGGGCCGGGGCGGACAAGGTGGGCGTCAACACGGCGGCGATCGAGCGCCCCGACCTCATCCGCGAGATCGCGGAGCGCTTCGGCCGCCAGGTCCTGGTCCTGTCGGTCGACGCGCGCCGTACCCCGTCCGGCTCCTTCGAGGTCACCACCCACGGCGGGCGCCGGGGGACCGGCATCGACGCGGTGGAGTGGGCGCACCGGGCGGCGGAGCTGGGGGCGGGGGAGATCCTGCTCAACTCGATGGACGCGGACGGGACGAAGGACGGGTACGACGTCCCGATGATCTCGGCGGTCCGCCGCCATGTGTCGGTCCCGGTGATCGCCTCGGGCGGCGCGGGCCGCCTCGCCGACTTCGCTCCGGCGGTGGCGGCGGGGGCGGACGCGGTCCTTGCGGCGTCGGTGTTCCACTTCGGGGATCTGCGGATCGGTGACGTGAAGGGGGCACTGCGGGAGGCGGGGCATCCGGTGCGGTGA
- the trpM gene encoding tryptophan biosynthesis modulator TrpM, with protein MPIAARLAPGCRPRGCRAPARRVHGRRVRYVIGDEPGQVNGMRWRGLP; from the coding sequence ATGCCCATTGCCGCCCGTCTCGCCCCCGGCTGCCGCCCGCGCGGCTGCCGCGCTCCGGCGCGCCGGGTGCACGGGCGCCGGGTGCGCTACGTGATCGGCGACGAGCCGGGCCAGGTCAACGGGATGCGATGGCGCGGCTTGCCTTGA
- the trpA gene encoding tryptophan synthase subunit alpha, with the protein MSGNVQLLSDTLAKAKAEDRAALIAYLPAGFPTVEGGIEAIKAVFDGGADVVEVGLPHSDPVLDGPVIQTADDIALKGGVKIADVLRTVREAHAATGKPVLVMTYWNPIDRYGVERFTAELAEAGGAGCILPDLPVQESALWREHADKHGLGTVFVVAPSSKDERLAKITAAGSGFVYAASLMGVTGTRASVGAQAEDLVRRTRATTDLPVCVGLGVSNAEQAREVAAFSDGVIVGSAFVQRLLDAPDHVSGLAAVRALAGELARGVRRTP; encoded by the coding sequence GTGAGCGGGAACGTACAACTGCTGAGCGACACCCTCGCCAAGGCGAAGGCCGAGGACCGGGCCGCGCTCATCGCCTACCTGCCGGCCGGGTTCCCGACCGTCGAGGGCGGCATCGAGGCGATCAAGGCCGTCTTCGACGGCGGCGCGGACGTGGTCGAGGTCGGGCTGCCGCACAGCGACCCGGTCCTGGACGGACCGGTCATCCAGACCGCCGACGACATCGCGCTCAAGGGCGGGGTGAAGATCGCCGACGTGCTGCGCACGGTCCGCGAGGCCCATGCCGCCACCGGCAAGCCGGTCCTGGTGATGACGTACTGGAACCCCATCGACCGGTACGGCGTGGAGCGCTTCACCGCGGAGCTCGCCGAGGCGGGCGGCGCCGGCTGCATCCTGCCCGACCTGCCGGTCCAGGAGTCCGCGCTGTGGCGCGAGCACGCCGACAAGCACGGGCTCGGCACGGTCTTCGTGGTCGCGCCCAGCAGCAAGGACGAGCGGCTCGCGAAGATCACGGCCGCCGGCTCCGGCTTCGTGTACGCGGCGTCCCTGATGGGTGTCACCGGCACGCGCGCGTCGGTCGGCGCGCAGGCCGAGGACCTGGTGCGGCGCACCCGGGCCACCACCGACCTGCCGGTCTGCGTCGGCCTCGGCGTCTCCAACGCGGAGCAGGCCCGGGAGGTCGCGGCCTTCTCCGACGGCGTGATCGTCGGCTCGGCCTTCGTCCAGCGCCTCCTTGACGCGCCGGACCACGTGAGCGGACTCGCCGCCGTGCGCGCCCTCGCGGGTGAACTCGCGCGGGGCGTACGCCGTACGCCGTAA
- a CDS encoding thioredoxin domain-containing protein: MSEKNQEGKRTARERLAQERERQRSQDRRRRTMIVAAAVVCVLGLAAVIGVIAANTKSDGKKSTAGPLLAPTGTEGKDKLAIPVGAADAPSTLTVWEDFRCPACAAFENSFRSTVHELEGSGQIRVQYHLATLIDHNLGGSGSLHAANAAGCAQDAGKFPAYHDVLYTNQPKETDDAYGKNSKLIELAQKVPGLDTAAFRSCVEEGKHDSWVTKSNDAFQKGGFNGTPTVQLNGESVFPQKGSEQISPANLKKWVAEANKGKQPGAASPSKPGAATPGAPSSPPAGAPAEDGAPKHGRAPGTAPKKAPAGVHPSKAVPAHEAP, encoded by the coding sequence GTGAGCGAGAAGAACCAAGAAGGCAAGAGAACGGCCCGCGAGCGGCTGGCCCAGGAGCGCGAGCGGCAGCGGTCCCAGGACCGCCGCAGACGCACGATGATCGTCGCCGCGGCGGTGGTGTGCGTCCTCGGGCTGGCCGCCGTGATCGGCGTGATCGCGGCCAACACCAAGAGCGACGGCAAGAAGAGCACGGCGGGCCCGCTGCTCGCGCCGACCGGCACCGAGGGCAAGGACAAGCTGGCCATCCCGGTGGGCGCCGCCGACGCGCCGTCCACGCTCACGGTCTGGGAGGACTTCCGCTGCCCGGCCTGCGCCGCGTTCGAGAACAGCTTCCGGTCCACGGTCCACGAGCTGGAGGGCAGCGGCCAGATCCGCGTCCAGTACCACCTCGCCACCCTGATCGACCACAACCTCGGCGGCAGCGGCTCGCTGCACGCGGCGAACGCGGCGGGCTGCGCACAGGACGCCGGGAAGTTCCCGGCGTACCACGACGTGCTCTACACGAACCAGCCCAAGGAGACGGACGACGCGTACGGGAAGAACAGCAAGCTGATCGAGCTGGCCCAGAAGGTCCCCGGCCTGGACACGGCCGCCTTCCGCTCCTGCGTGGAGGAGGGCAAGCACGACAGCTGGGTCACCAAGTCCAACGACGCCTTCCAGAAGGGCGGCTTCAACGGTACGCCGACGGTCCAGCTGAACGGGGAGTCGGTCTTCCCGCAGAAGGGCAGCGAGCAGATCAGCCCGGCGAACCTGAAGAAGTGGGTCGCCGAGGCGAACAAGGGCAAGCAGCCGGGGGCGGCTTCGCCGTCGAAGCCGGGAGCGGCGACGCCGGGTGCCCCGAGCTCGCCGCCGGCGGGGGCGCCCGCCGAGGACGGGGCGCCGAAGCACGGGCGCGCCCCGGGCACGGCCCCGAAGAAGGCCCCGGCGGGGGTCCACCCGAGCAAGGCGGTTCCGGCCCACGAGGCCCCCTAG
- a CDS encoding TIGR03085 family metal-binding protein: MSTHAKRERLLLADLLEAAGPQAPTLCEGWTARDLAAHLVVRERRLDAAGGIILGALKSRLDRVQAEFAAKPYEELVQLFRTGPPRFSPYSLKQVDEGANAIEFYVHGEDVRRAQPDWTPRPVDPVFADVLWSRLERMARVMGRRSPVGLVLRRPDGQTAVARRGTPVVTVTGEPGELALFASGRQSAADVQVEGDKAAATRALEAKLGV; the protein is encoded by the coding sequence ATGTCGACCCATGCCAAGCGTGAACGGCTGCTGCTCGCCGACCTGTTGGAGGCGGCGGGTCCGCAGGCCCCCACTCTCTGCGAGGGCTGGACCGCGCGCGACCTCGCGGCGCATCTGGTGGTCCGCGAGCGCCGCCTCGACGCGGCCGGCGGGATAATCCTGGGCGCGCTCAAGTCCCGGCTGGACCGGGTGCAGGCGGAGTTCGCCGCGAAGCCGTACGAGGAGCTGGTGCAGCTGTTCCGTACGGGGCCGCCGAGGTTCTCGCCGTACAGCCTCAAGCAGGTGGACGAGGGGGCGAACGCGATCGAGTTCTACGTCCACGGCGAGGACGTCCGCCGGGCTCAGCCCGACTGGACGCCGCGGCCGGTGGACCCGGTGTTCGCGGACGTCCTGTGGTCGCGGCTGGAGAGGATGGCGCGGGTGATGGGGCGCCGCTCGCCGGTGGGCCTGGTCCTGCGCCGCCCCGACGGGCAGACGGCGGTGGCGCGCCGGGGAACGCCGGTGGTGACGGTCACCGGCGAACCGGGCGAACTGGCCCTGTTCGCGTCGGGCCGCCAGAGCGCGGCGGATGTCCAGGTCGAGGGGGACAAGGCGGCGGCGACGCGGGCGCTGGAGGCGAAGCTGGGCGTGTGA
- a CDS encoding anthranilate synthase component I, protein MDLETFRKLAVDRRVIPVSRRLLADGDTPVGLYRKLAAERPGTFLLESAENGRSWSRYSFVGVRSAATLTARDGEAHWLGTPPVGVPTSGDPLEALRATVEALHTPRDLAAGMPPFTGGMVGYLGYDIVRRLEKIGEHGRDDLRLPELTMLLTSDLAVLDHWAGSVLLIANAINHNDLDTGVDEAYADAVARLDAMEADLAKPVEYAPAALPPSELPEYTALWGGKAYQDAVEDIKERIRAGEAFQVVPSQRFETPCGASALDVYRVLRATNPSPYMYLFRFDGFDVVGSSPEALVKVEDGRAMVHPIAGTRHRGATPQEDNDLAEELLADPKERAEHLMLVDLGRNDLGRVCEPGSVEVVDFMSVERYSHVMHIVSTVTGRVAPGRTAFDVLTACFPAGTLSGAPKPRAMQIIEELEPSRRGLYGGCVGYLDFAGDSDTAIAIRTALLRDGTAYVQAGAGVVADSDPVSEDNECRNKAAAVLRAVHTANRLNG, encoded by the coding sequence ATGGATCTCGAAACCTTCCGCAAGCTCGCGGTGGACCGCCGCGTCATCCCGGTCAGCCGCCGCCTCCTCGCGGACGGCGACACTCCCGTCGGGCTCTACCGGAAGCTCGCCGCCGAGCGGCCCGGCACCTTCCTCCTGGAGTCCGCCGAGAACGGCCGGTCCTGGTCGCGCTACTCGTTCGTGGGCGTGCGCTCCGCCGCCACGCTCACCGCCCGCGACGGCGAGGCCCACTGGCTCGGCACCCCGCCCGTCGGCGTCCCCACCTCGGGCGACCCGCTGGAGGCGCTGCGGGCCACCGTCGAGGCGCTGCACACCCCGCGCGACCTGGCGGCCGGGATGCCGCCGTTCACCGGCGGGATGGTCGGCTACCTCGGATACGACATCGTGCGCAGGCTGGAGAAGATCGGCGAGCACGGGCGCGACGACCTGCGGCTGCCCGAGCTGACCATGCTGCTCACCTCCGACCTCGCCGTGCTCGACCACTGGGCCGGGTCGGTGCTCCTGATCGCCAACGCGATCAACCACAACGACCTGGACACCGGCGTCGACGAGGCGTACGCGGACGCCGTGGCCCGGCTCGACGCCATGGAGGCGGACCTGGCGAAGCCGGTCGAGTACGCGCCCGCCGCCCTCCCGCCGTCCGAGCTGCCCGAGTACACCGCGCTGTGGGGCGGCAAGGCGTACCAGGACGCCGTCGAGGACATCAAGGAGCGCATCCGCGCGGGCGAGGCCTTCCAGGTGGTGCCCTCGCAGCGGTTCGAGACGCCGTGCGGCGCGAGCGCGCTCGACGTCTACCGGGTGCTGCGGGCCACCAACCCGTCCCCGTACATGTACCTCTTCCGCTTCGACGGCTTCGACGTCGTGGGGTCGAGCCCCGAGGCGCTGGTCAAGGTCGAGGACGGCCGGGCCATGGTCCACCCGATCGCCGGGACCCGGCACCGGGGCGCCACCCCGCAGGAGGACAACGACCTGGCCGAGGAGCTGCTCGCCGACCCCAAGGAGCGGGCCGAGCACCTGATGCTGGTGGACCTGGGCCGCAACGACCTGGGCCGGGTCTGCGAGCCGGGCAGCGTCGAGGTCGTCGACTTCATGTCGGTGGAGCGGTACTCGCACGTCATGCACATCGTGTCGACCGTGACCGGCCGGGTCGCCCCGGGCCGTACCGCCTTCGACGTGCTCACCGCGTGCTTCCCCGCCGGGACCCTCTCCGGCGCGCCCAAGCCGCGCGCGATGCAGATCATCGAGGAGCTGGAGCCGAGCCGCCGCGGGCTCTACGGCGGCTGCGTCGGCTACCTCGACTTCGCCGGGGACTCCGACACCGCCATCGCCATCCGCACCGCGCTGCTGCGCGACGGCACGGCGTACGTCCAGGCCGGAGCGGGTGTGGTGGCCGACTCCGACCCGGTGTCGGAGGACAACGAGTGCCGCAACAAGGCGGCGGCGGTGCTGCGCGCCGTGCACACGGCGAACCGACTCAACGGCTAG
- the trpB gene encoding tryptophan synthase subunit beta, translated as MSQEHEFFIPDPDGQVPTQEGYFGEFGGKFIPEALVAAVDEVAVEYEKAKADPAFAAELNDLMVNYTGRPSALTEVPRFAEHAGGARVFLKREDLNHTGSHKINNVLGQALLTKRMGKTRVIAETGAGQHGVATATACALFGLECTIYMGEVDTQRQALNVARMRMLGAEVVPVKSGSRTLKDAINEAFRDWVANVDRTHYLFGTVAGPHPFPAMVRDFHRVIGVEARRQILERAGRLPDAAVACVGGGSNAIGLFHAFIPDADVRLIGCEPAGHGIESGEHAATLTAGEPGILHGSRSYVLQDDEGQITEPYSISAGLDYPGIGPEHSYLKDTGRGEYRAVTDDAAMQALRLLSRTEGIIPAIESAHALAGALEVGRELGKDGLLLVNLSGRGDKDMDTAARYFGLYDNGAEGDAK; from the coding sequence ATGTCCCAAGAGCACGAGTTCTTCATCCCGGACCCGGACGGTCAAGTCCCCACACAAGAGGGCTACTTCGGCGAGTTCGGCGGCAAGTTCATCCCCGAGGCGCTGGTCGCCGCCGTGGACGAGGTCGCCGTCGAGTACGAGAAGGCCAAGGCCGACCCCGCCTTCGCCGCCGAGCTCAACGACCTCATGGTCAACTACACCGGCCGGCCGAGCGCGCTCACCGAGGTGCCCCGGTTCGCCGAGCACGCGGGCGGTGCCCGGGTCTTCCTCAAGCGCGAGGACCTGAACCACACCGGCTCGCACAAGATCAACAACGTGCTGGGCCAGGCGCTGCTCACCAAGCGCATGGGCAAGACCCGCGTCATCGCCGAGACCGGCGCGGGCCAGCACGGCGTCGCCACCGCGACCGCCTGCGCCCTCTTCGGCCTCGAATGCACCATCTACATGGGCGAGGTCGACACCCAGCGCCAGGCGCTGAACGTCGCCCGGATGCGGATGCTCGGCGCCGAGGTCGTCCCCGTGAAGTCCGGCAGCCGCACCCTGAAGGACGCCATCAACGAGGCGTTCCGCGACTGGGTCGCCAATGTGGACCGCACCCACTACCTGTTCGGCACGGTCGCGGGCCCGCACCCGTTCCCGGCCATGGTCCGCGACTTCCACCGGGTCATCGGCGTCGAGGCCCGCCGCCAGATCCTGGAGCGCGCCGGACGGCTCCCGGACGCGGCCGTGGCCTGCGTCGGCGGCGGCTCCAACGCCATCGGGCTCTTCCACGCCTTCATCCCGGACGCGGACGTCCGGCTGATCGGCTGCGAGCCCGCCGGGCACGGCATCGAGAGCGGCGAGCACGCGGCGACGCTGACCGCGGGCGAGCCGGGCATCCTGCATGGATCGCGTTCGTACGTACTCCAGGACGACGAGGGCCAGATCACCGAGCCCTACTCGATCTCGGCCGGTCTGGACTACCCGGGCATCGGCCCGGAGCACTCCTACCTCAAGGACACCGGCCGCGGCGAGTACCGCGCGGTCACCGACGACGCGGCCATGCAGGCCCTGCGGCTGCTCTCGCGCACCGAGGGCATCATCCCGGCGATCGAGTCCGCGCACGCGCTCGCGGGCGCCCTCGAAGTCGGCCGCGAGCTCGGCAAGGACGGCCTGCTCCTGGTCAACCTCTCCGGGCGCGGCGACAAGGACATGGACACGGCGGCCCGCTACTTCGGGCTGTACGACAACGGGGCCGAGGGGGACGCGAAGTGA